From the genome of Hymenobacter cellulosilyticus, one region includes:
- a CDS encoding bZIP transcription factor has product METWLVVIVTVVVAVVYQGLKDRLKGLEQRLHQRETAHAQLLTELEQLRAQLQQLRTSVSATPPRPAPPVAAPAPATAATPVVAPVVSRPPVTPPAVPVPAAPAPAVPEAPVALPRPVLPPVAAPVPAAPVVPPVATPVIPPAPPAPPAEPKPLLQPEPQPEPRPTPQPEPKPVLPPPAPPRPVLPPVPAEPAEPTWWERTEQVLLDNWTGILGAVVLVIGVGFLGVYTALQVTAPVRFAMITGFAAALLGLNYYLRTKPFAERLHVWLQSSAAAIFLFACVGAVSVPGLQWAAPPLSYLLLLVGVAANLWLAWTSSRESVATLHGVLSLVALAVIPPDLLTLGAAAAVTAFSIAITYRQQWKYQLLLSILSFFVFHQYWHFHLAGPLLGGARLAAMSLVVLVGVAAAVVQYRRVYADSRFDALLFAAHVLNWTALGFNLYQYSTGSPWKTIPLGLGAVLTFFVARRARKLGIQWLFQTDTIISLILALATAFSLQGWHATGPVVALFMLLEALLIAFIMARERETLVFQVAAVGALLAGAGLLVMIVAQLSNYTPLELHRNALLVFLAASLGAGYFRLTYSQPLLAAEADDSATSRALHQGFGGLVGALYLGVAALLLRALFGVNIPPVGLLIAGAVAAAGIVFGLARWLRGEPAWFRTLHLAAGQILLTVAILGLHKLGLVWPATAAVLYLETLTLTWLLGRKTEVAAFRLYLGAALLAGVWLLFADLLHREALPPASLHRNAALLLAAGMVSTVFFGLLARQLWLSTQLTVSSPDRSLHQVLGGLGGALYLAGAGVILQALFGPPQPPVAALVSGATAAAGLVFGLSRWLRGQAEWFRIMHLVIGQILLTVAVLGLHKAGLSWPLTTLLLYVEFLLMLGLLAWRREWPVYRGQLYATLLVAGLLPIIGYATKELSPEYRAMLLTLAALATVGTQATLVRLAAPPYDLLPFSYNPAYRLRVGGTVAGLLLLAASGLVYQHIWAGWAALGLGAGLLLLRRAVPVPGLWVGILLAVAGTHLLQWEYAFRLTNIGTKLPFRLEPLGFGAGPTLRLVVYLLPLTLLSGLGMGSSWWPVQSHHVRWPWLYLLGVHLTFFGWVVLGPHSVALPALSWTLLAAGTALAAQMLRRRFADPEQLTRQGLPDRFLLHLTYGLLLAALLWHFAKLVPSAVLLWQVPARRITAAALVLVLAGLAWRQPPSTAPVYRSWQLIHPYLPEFTLLLLSFTLWKEVALTWQALLWLALAFALTLGAARLPERLRRVQLYGVLFFWLSTLWTSYVALRYLARASC; this is encoded by the coding sequence ATGGAGACCTGGTTAGTGGTGATAGTCACGGTGGTAGTGGCTGTGGTTTACCAGGGCCTAAAGGACCGGCTCAAAGGGCTGGAGCAACGCCTGCACCAGCGGGAAACGGCCCACGCCCAGCTGCTGACAGAGCTAGAGCAGCTCCGCGCCCAGTTGCAGCAGCTGCGCACGAGCGTATCGGCTACTCCACCCCGCCCCGCGCCGCCGGTGGCCGCTCCTGCCCCCGCTACGGCGGCTACCCCTGTTGTGGCCCCGGTCGTTTCCCGCCCTCCGGTAACGCCGCCGGCTGTTCCGGTACCGGCGGCACCAGCGCCAGCTGTCCCAGAAGCACCCGTTGCTTTGCCCCGGCCCGTGCTGCCGCCCGTAGCTGCTCCCGTACCCGCTGCGCCCGTGGTGCCACCGGTGGCCACGCCGGTTATTCCACCCGCCCCGCCCGCCCCACCAGCCGAGCCCAAACCCCTTCTGCAGCCGGAACCGCAACCAGAGCCCCGCCCCACCCCGCAACCAGAACCCAAGCCCGTGCTGCCACCCCCAGCTCCGCCGCGGCCCGTGCTACCACCCGTACCCGCGGAACCGGCCGAGCCCACCTGGTGGGAACGAACCGAGCAGGTGCTGCTCGACAACTGGACGGGTATCCTGGGTGCCGTGGTGCTGGTTATCGGCGTCGGTTTTCTGGGTGTGTATACCGCGCTGCAGGTAACGGCCCCGGTGCGCTTCGCCATGATTACGGGCTTTGCGGCGGCATTGCTGGGCCTGAACTACTACCTGCGCACCAAGCCCTTTGCCGAACGGCTGCACGTGTGGCTGCAAAGCAGCGCGGCGGCTATTTTCCTGTTTGCCTGCGTGGGCGCGGTGAGTGTGCCGGGTTTGCAGTGGGCTGCTCCACCGCTGAGCTACCTCCTCTTGCTAGTGGGCGTGGCGGCCAACCTCTGGCTGGCCTGGACCAGCAGCCGGGAGTCGGTGGCGACGCTGCACGGGGTGCTGAGTCTGGTGGCCCTGGCCGTTATTCCGCCCGACTTGCTCACCCTAGGCGCGGCCGCGGCAGTTACGGCCTTTAGCATTGCCATTACTTACCGGCAGCAGTGGAAATACCAGCTGCTGTTGAGCATTCTTAGCTTTTTCGTTTTTCACCAGTATTGGCATTTCCACCTGGCCGGCCCGCTGCTGGGCGGGGCCCGGCTGGCGGCCATGAGCCTGGTGGTGCTGGTGGGCGTGGCGGCAGCCGTGGTGCAATACCGCCGCGTGTACGCCGATTCCCGGTTTGACGCCCTGCTGTTTGCCGCCCACGTGCTTAACTGGACCGCCCTGGGCTTCAACCTCTACCAATACAGCACCGGCTCCCCCTGGAAAACCATTCCGCTGGGCCTGGGCGCGGTACTCACCTTTTTTGTGGCCCGCCGGGCGCGGAAGCTGGGCATTCAGTGGCTGTTCCAAACTGACACCATCATTTCCCTGATTCTGGCCCTGGCTACGGCTTTTTCCCTGCAGGGCTGGCACGCCACGGGCCCGGTAGTGGCCCTGTTTATGCTGCTCGAAGCTTTGCTGATTGCCTTCATCATGGCCCGGGAACGGGAAACGTTGGTGTTTCAGGTGGCTGCCGTGGGTGCCTTGCTGGCCGGGGCGGGCCTGCTGGTGATGATTGTGGCCCAACTGAGCAACTATACTCCGCTGGAACTGCACCGCAATGCCCTGCTGGTGTTCCTGGCGGCCAGCCTGGGCGCGGGCTATTTCCGCCTGACCTACTCCCAACCCCTGCTGGCGGCCGAAGCCGATGACTCAGCTACGAGCCGCGCCCTGCACCAGGGTTTCGGCGGCCTTGTCGGGGCTTTGTATCTGGGGGTGGCGGCTTTGCTACTCCGGGCCCTGTTTGGAGTGAATATTCCCCCGGTGGGTCTGCTTATTGCCGGTGCGGTGGCCGCGGCGGGCATCGTGTTTGGCCTGGCCCGGTGGCTGCGCGGGGAGCCGGCCTGGTTCCGGACGTTGCATCTGGCCGCCGGCCAAATTCTGCTCACCGTCGCCATTCTGGGCCTGCACAAGCTGGGGCTGGTGTGGCCGGCCACGGCGGCTGTGCTCTACCTCGAAACGCTGACGCTGACCTGGCTGCTGGGCCGCAAAACAGAGGTGGCCGCGTTTCGCCTCTACCTCGGCGCGGCGTTGCTGGCGGGTGTGTGGCTGCTGTTTGCCGACCTTCTGCACCGGGAAGCCCTGCCTCCGGCCAGTTTACACCGCAATGCGGCCCTGCTGCTGGCAGCGGGTATGGTTAGCACTGTATTCTTCGGTCTGCTGGCCCGGCAGCTTTGGTTGAGCACCCAGCTAACCGTCTCTTCCCCCGACCGCAGCCTGCACCAGGTGCTGGGCGGGCTAGGCGGGGCGCTGTACCTAGCTGGGGCCGGGGTAATATTGCAGGCCCTGTTTGGCCCGCCCCAGCCACCGGTTGCGGCGTTGGTGAGTGGGGCGACCGCGGCGGCCGGGCTGGTTTTCGGGCTAAGCCGGTGGCTGCGGGGGCAAGCCGAGTGGTTCCGAATTATGCACCTGGTAATCGGCCAAATTCTGCTGACCGTGGCCGTGCTGGGCTTGCATAAGGCCGGCCTGAGCTGGCCGCTTACCACCCTGCTGCTCTACGTCGAATTCCTGCTGATGCTGGGGCTGCTGGCTTGGCGCCGCGAATGGCCGGTATACCGCGGGCAGCTCTACGCCACGCTGCTAGTGGCCGGGCTGCTGCCTATCATCGGGTATGCTACCAAGGAGCTAAGCCCGGAGTATCGGGCCATGCTGCTGACCTTGGCCGCCCTGGCCACGGTTGGAACGCAGGCGACGCTGGTGCGCCTAGCCGCTCCGCCGTACGATTTGCTGCCTTTCTCCTACAACCCAGCTTACCGCCTGCGCGTGGGTGGCACTGTGGCGGGTTTGCTGCTGCTAGCTGCCAGCGGGCTGGTTTATCAACATATCTGGGCCGGTTGGGCGGCATTGGGCTTGGGTGCGGGGCTGCTTTTGCTGCGCCGCGCCGTACCGGTACCGGGCCTGTGGGTGGGCATCCTGCTGGCCGTGGCAGGCACGCACCTGCTGCAGTGGGAATACGCCTTCCGCCTCACGAATATCGGGACCAAACTGCCCTTTCGACTCGAGCCGCTGGGTTTTGGTGCGGGTCCTACGCTCCGCCTGGTCGTGTACCTGCTGCCGCTGACTTTGCTGTCGGGGCTGGGAATGGGCAGCTCCTGGTGGCCGGTGCAAAGCCACCACGTGCGCTGGCCCTGGCTGTATTTGTTGGGCGTGCACCTGACCTTCTTTGGCTGGGTTGTGCTGGGTCCGCACTCGGTAGCCTTGCCCGCCTTATCGTGGACGCTGCTGGCCGCCGGCACCGCCCTAGCTGCTCAGATGCTGCGCCGCCGCTTTGCCGACCCCGAACAACTAACCCGCCAGGGCCTGCCCGACCGTTTTTTGCTGCATCTTACCTACGGCCTGCTGCTGGCGGCCCTGCTTTGGCACTTTGCCAAGCTTGTGCCGAGTGCCGTGCTGCTGTGGCAGGTGCCGGCCCGGCGCATTACGGCCGCGGCGCTGGTGCTCGTGCTGGCCGGCCTGGCTTGGCGCCAACCGCCCAGCACCGCTCCGGTGTACCGCAGCTGGCAGCTGATTCATCCTTATTTGCCCGAATTTACCCTGCTGCTGCTGAGCTTCACGCTCTGGAAAGAAGTGGCCCTTACCTGGCAGGCGCTGCTGTGGCTGGCTCTGGCTTTTGCCCTCACGCTGGGTGCTGCCCGCCTGCCCGAGCGGCTGCGGCGGGTGCAGCTCTACGGGGTGCTGTTTTTCTGGCTTTCTACCCTCTGGACAAGCTACGTGGCCCTGCGCTACCTGGCCCGGGCCAGCTGCTGA
- a CDS encoding LysR family transcriptional regulator, translating into MLSYKHEIFLEVARLLSFTKASQNLFVSQSAVSKHVKALEEEYKIGLFERLGNTVKLTPAGELLYRKLLVAKQLQHELHQEFTALSADYSPRFRMMIGASTTISLYVLPPVLSAYLNQHPNIQLTLKNRNSENILRALLDHEIDLGIIEGINKVSNVTYTPFLTDDVIAVCSAKNPLNRQNLTVQDLHNVPLAVREVGSGTLAVLEDALAQHHLKLPDLPVKVRLGGTEALKNFVRVDTCLAFLPRQAVVKELESGELLEVPIQGLAMRRQFNFIQRKGTENNLPYKDFVQFMKRHYSKRE; encoded by the coding sequence ATGCTCTCCTACAAGCACGAAATATTCCTGGAAGTAGCCCGCCTGCTGAGCTTCACCAAGGCCAGCCAGAACCTGTTCGTGAGCCAGTCGGCCGTGAGCAAGCACGTGAAGGCCCTGGAGGAAGAATATAAGATCGGCCTGTTTGAGCGGCTCGGCAACACGGTCAAGCTCACGCCTGCCGGGGAGCTGCTGTACCGTAAGCTGCTCGTGGCCAAGCAGCTCCAGCACGAGCTGCACCAGGAATTTACGGCCCTCAGCGCCGACTACTCCCCGCGCTTCCGCATGATGATTGGGGCCAGCACCACCATTTCGCTCTACGTGCTGCCCCCGGTGCTGTCGGCCTACCTCAACCAGCACCCCAACATCCAGCTCACGCTCAAAAACCGCAACAGCGAAAATATCCTGCGGGCCCTACTCGACCACGAAATTGACCTGGGCATTATTGAGGGCATCAATAAAGTCAGCAACGTGACCTACACCCCGTTCTTGACCGACGACGTCATTGCCGTGTGCTCGGCCAAAAACCCGCTGAACCGCCAGAACCTGACGGTGCAGGATTTGCACAACGTGCCCCTGGCCGTGCGCGAAGTGGGTTCGGGTACCCTGGCGGTGCTCGAAGATGCCCTAGCCCAGCATCACCTCAAGCTCCCGGATCTGCCCGTGAAGGTGCGCCTGGGCGGCACCGAGGCCCTCAAGAACTTTGTGCGCGTGGATACCTGCCTGGCCTTTCTGCCCCGGCAGGCGGTGGTCAAGGAGCTGGAATCGGGGGAGCTGCTGGAGGTGCCGATTCAGGGGCTGGCCATGCGGCGGCAGTTCAACTTCATCCAGCGCAAGGGCACCGAGAACAATTTGCCCTACAAAGATTTCGTGCAGTTTATGAAGCGGCACTATTCGAAAAGGGAATAG
- a CDS encoding threonine synthase has translation METCTALTSRIQTLECSACGRPHSAFTLQRVSDCCQMPLLATYDLLEPLSKASICQTDGSMWRYREVLPLLHDENRVSLGEGFTPILDLQRLAARYDLRSLVLKDEGKNPTGSFKARGLSMAISKAKELGIEGCIVPTAGNAGVAMAAYCAKAGMRAVVAMPRHTPKAFREECYWYGAEVELIDGLINDCAAWVRQTNANGELLDVSTLKEPYRIEGKKTMGYEIAEQLGWTLPDVILYPAGGGTGLIGIWKAFQEMKALGWLAPDVQLPRMVAVQAANCCPLIETYTGRQANAHHYVGKPTIANGLAVPRPLGEPLMLAVLRESQGTAVSITDEQMVEGMRELGRLEGLFVAPEGAAVWMAARHLLSTGWLRADEKILLLNTGSGQKYLDNVEGQY, from the coding sequence ATGGAAACCTGCACCGCCCTCACCTCCCGAATCCAGACCCTGGAATGCTCCGCCTGCGGCCGGCCCCACTCGGCCTTTACCCTGCAGCGCGTGTCGGACTGCTGCCAGATGCCCCTGCTGGCTACTTATGATTTGCTCGAGCCTCTGAGCAAAGCCAGCATCTGCCAGACCGACGGCTCGATGTGGCGCTACCGCGAAGTGCTGCCCCTGCTTCACGACGAAAACCGGGTGAGCTTGGGCGAAGGATTCACCCCGATTCTGGATCTGCAGCGCCTAGCCGCCCGTTACGACCTTCGCTCGTTGGTGCTCAAGGACGAGGGCAAGAACCCGACCGGCTCATTTAAGGCACGGGGCCTGAGCATGGCTATTTCCAAGGCCAAGGAGCTGGGCATTGAAGGCTGCATCGTGCCCACGGCCGGCAACGCGGGCGTGGCAATGGCCGCCTATTGCGCCAAGGCCGGCATGCGGGCCGTAGTAGCCATGCCCCGGCACACGCCCAAGGCGTTCCGGGAAGAGTGCTACTGGTACGGGGCCGAAGTCGAACTGATTGATGGCCTGATCAACGACTGCGCGGCCTGGGTACGCCAAACCAACGCCAACGGTGAGCTGCTCGACGTCTCGACGCTGAAGGAGCCTTACCGCATTGAGGGCAAGAAAACTATGGGCTACGAAATTGCCGAGCAGCTGGGCTGGACGCTGCCCGACGTGATTCTCTACCCCGCCGGTGGCGGCACCGGCCTTATCGGCATCTGGAAGGCCTTCCAGGAAATGAAAGCCCTGGGCTGGCTGGCGCCCGACGTGCAGCTGCCCCGCATGGTGGCTGTGCAGGCCGCCAACTGTTGCCCGCTGATTGAAACCTATACGGGCCGGCAGGCCAACGCCCACCACTACGTTGGCAAACCCACCATTGCCAACGGACTGGCCGTGCCGCGCCCCTTGGGTGAACCACTCATGCTTGCCGTGCTGCGCGAGTCGCAGGGCACGGCCGTAAGCATCACCGACGAGCAGATGGTAGAAGGCATGCGGGAGCTGGGCCGCCTCGAAGGCCTGTTTGTAGCGCCCGAGGGGGCCGCCGTCTGGATGGCCGCCCGCCACTTGCTCAGCACCGGCTGGCTCCGCGCCGACGAGAAGATTCTGCTGCTCAACACCGGCTCGGGCCAGAAGTACCTCGACAACGTGGAAGGCCAGTACTAG
- a CDS encoding M28 family peptidase: MSKLLLIAALGLVVGLLVFAGCKKRGQKESLTTQGKAMKANQDRLYADVKFLTELRPARTYRNQTSLNKAADYIKAELEKLDCRVEEQLFRVDGQPYRNIIASFGPADAERIIVGAHYDVCGDQPGADDNASAVAGLLETARLLHALKPTLKRRIDFVAYSLEEPPFFGTEDMGSAVHAKSLHDQKIAVRAMICYEMIGYFSDEPGSQRFPDDRLAQLYPNTGNFITVVGKQGQEAIVSQVQKLMQAHADIDVQKINLPSAVGLAGLSDHRNYWRYGYEALMINDTSFLRNANYHQTTDTIDTLDFRRMAEVVNGVFGLFWGCSSGAQGCKPDVGQRAI, encoded by the coding sequence ATGTCGAAGCTTCTGTTGATTGCCGCCCTCGGGCTGGTCGTTGGTTTGCTGGTGTTTGCCGGCTGCAAGAAGCGCGGGCAGAAGGAGTCGTTAACCACGCAAGGGAAAGCCATGAAAGCCAATCAGGACCGGCTGTACGCCGATGTGAAGTTTCTTACCGAGTTGCGCCCGGCCCGCACCTACCGCAACCAGACTTCGCTCAACAAAGCGGCGGATTACATCAAGGCTGAGTTGGAAAAGCTGGACTGCCGGGTAGAAGAGCAGCTGTTTCGCGTCGATGGGCAGCCCTACCGCAACATTATTGCCTCTTTCGGCCCGGCCGACGCGGAGCGCATCATCGTGGGGGCGCACTACGACGTGTGCGGCGACCAGCCCGGCGCCGACGACAACGCCAGTGCCGTGGCCGGCCTGCTCGAAACGGCCCGCCTACTGCACGCCCTGAAGCCCACCCTGAAGCGCCGCATCGATTTTGTGGCGTATTCACTGGAAGAGCCACCGTTTTTCGGAACCGAGGACATGGGCAGCGCCGTGCACGCCAAATCCCTGCACGACCAAAAAATAGCCGTGCGGGCCATGATTTGCTACGAGATGATCGGCTACTTCAGCGACGAGCCCGGCTCTCAGCGTTTTCCGGATGACCGCCTGGCCCAGCTGTATCCCAATACCGGCAACTTTATTACCGTAGTAGGCAAGCAGGGCCAGGAAGCCATAGTAAGCCAGGTACAAAAGCTCATGCAGGCCCACGCCGACATCGACGTGCAAAAAATCAACCTGCCCAGCGCCGTCGGGCTGGCTGGCCTTTCCGACCACCGCAACTACTGGCGCTACGGCTACGAGGCCCTGATGATCAACGACACCTCCTTTTTGCGCAACGCCAACTACCACCAAACCACCGACACCATCGATACGCTGGACTTTCGGCGCATGGCCGAGGTCGTCAATGGCGTATTCGGGCTATTCTGGGGTTGTAGCTCAGGGGCGCAGGGCTGTAAACCAGATGTAGGCCAGCGTGCCATATAA